The genome window AGACAGACTTTTATAGGAAGCATTGTTACGACATCAGCCTGCAGTAATTGCAGCGGCACCGGACAAATCATTAAAAATCCGTGTAAAAAATGTTCCGGCAAAGGCTACTACAGGCAGAAAAAATCTGTTAAGGTAAAAATACCGCCGGGAATTCATGAAGGAGACAGTATCAGGGTTACAGGCAAGGGCAACTCTCTGGGCAGAGGTTCTGTTAGCGGAGATCTTTTTGTAAATGTGAGCATAACTCCGCATCCTGATTTTAAAAGAAATGGAAATGATATCACATCATCTGTAAACATATCTTTTACCCAGGCAATACTTGGAACAAAAATTAATTTTGAAACTCTGGATGGGCCGGAAGAAGTTGTAATAGAACCGGGCATACAGCCAAATACAAAAATAATAATGAAATCAAGGGGCATGGTTGAGTTTAACGGTTACAGAAGAGGCGATCTGATTATTGATGTCAATGTAAAAATTCCAACCAGGCTTACAAAAGAGGAACTCGAATCTCTTAAAGTTATAGCGCATAATCATGGTGAGGTGGTCGGAGACGGAAGCAAATCTTTTTTTACCAATCTTAAAGATGCTTTTAGAAAATAATATTTCTTTTTGTTATGAGCTATCCTTATTTTTTTATTGAACCTGCAAATATCAATTCTGGTGAAATCATCATAGACGGTGATAATCATAATCATCTTACCAGGGTGCTAAGGGCAAAATCAGAGGATATAATAGAGCTTTCAGATAATAAAAATTACAGATACATCACGAAGATCATTAAAATAAATAAGAAAAACACCTTTCTTGAAATAATTGAAAGAAAAGAAATCGCATCTGAGAATATAATAATAACATTATTTCAATGCATGCTTAAAAGAACTTCAATGGAACTTGTAGTCCAGAAATCAGCTGAACTTGGAATAAACGGTATTTTCCCGGTAAAAAGCAGAAGAGTCATAATTGAAGACAGAAGCGCCGGTGATAAAACAAAAAGATGGAGGAAAATTGCAGAAGAAGCGTCAAAACAATGCAAAAGGGACTTTATTTTAAATATAAATGAAAGAATTTCCTTAACAGACATAAAACCTTCAGATTTTGATGCAACATACCTGTCTTATGAAGAACTGGACAAGTCATCCATGAAAGATATCAATATAATTGATGATCTGAAAGAACTGATTAAAAAAAGATCCGATTCTCTGCAAACCTTAAAGATAGGTTTTGTAACCGGTCCTGAAGGCGGCTTTGAAGAAGATGAAGTAAAAGATCTCATTTCCAAAGGAGCAAAACCGATAAGTCTCGGCAGCAATATATTAAAAGCCGAAACCGCCTCTGTATTTCTTGCTTCAATCATTAAATATACCGCCTCTGTCTTTTTCTAACATCATTTTGGTTTTCTGAATTTGAATATTTTAAAAATTATGAAAGCAAGCGCAGACAAAATTTATAAATTTTCCATCACTACTCTTGGCTGCAAGACAAATCAGAGCGAATCGGATGAAATAGCATACAGACTTACAGAAGCAGGAATGCTGTATGATGGAGAATACCTGGATGCTGATGTTGTCATTATTAATACATGCACAGTTACAATGGCAAGCGACAGCAAGGTGCGGCAGCTTATAAGGAGAGTAAAAAAGAAAAACCCGGAGGCTCTGCTGATAGTTACAGGGTGTTATGTTGTTTTAAATGAAGATTTTCTGGAAAAAGAAAACATAGGAAAAATTTTCACCAATGAGAAAAAAAAGGATATTCCTGATTTCGTCATTGGCAGATTGGGCATAAAAAGAGATGCAGGAAAAGTTTGCGGCGGCGATAACTTTTTTTCGCAGATACATACAAGGCAGTTAATCAAAATACAGGACGGTTGCAGACAGAAATGCTCTTATTGCATTGTTCCGTTTGTGAGAAGCAGATATGTCAGCGAAAATCCGGAAAAGATAATCAGGGAGATAAATCTTGTATCCGGCAAAGGTCTTGAAGAAATAGTTCTTACAGGTACTCATATAGGAAAGTATGGGATTGAAACAGTGCAGAATGGGAAAAAATATCCTCCGGCAAACAGTGATTTTTACGATAAAGAAGATACAGACGTTTTTGATCTCGGATACCTTCTTAAGCTCATACTTGAAAAGACTGATATCAGAAGAATAAGGCTAAGCTCTATTGAAATAAATGAGATCAGCGATGAAATAATTGACCTGATTGCCGGCAGCGGAAGAATTGCAAGACATTTGCACATACCTTTGCAAAGCGGAAGCGACAGGATATTAAAGCTTATGAAAAGACCCTATAACATAGATTTTTTTGCAAAAAAATTAGTAAAAATAAAGAAAGCGGTTCCTGAAACAGCATTGACGACAGATATAATAGTCGGTTTTCCGGATGAAAGCGAGGAAGACTTTTACAAGACGGTTAATTCAATCGAAAAGTTTTTATTTTCCAAAGTACATGTTTTCAGGTTCTCGCCCAGATCGGGGACGGTTGCAGAAGGCATGGAAAAACAGATCCCTGACAGTATCAGATATTACAGGGCTCTGCTCTTAAGGAATTATTGTGATTCAGTCCGGAAAAAATATATTAAATCCTTCTTAAATAAAAAAGTAAGCGTTTCGGTAGAGAAAGCAGATAAAGAAAAAATGACGGCTTCGGGGATGAGCGAAGAGTATATAAAGGTAGCAATTGCCTTAAAAAGCGGAAAAGACAAGGATGTCATAATTCAGGGGAGAATATACGAAGTACTTGTTACCGGTGTTTCGGATACCGGACTTACAGGAGAACTTCTTAATTGACGTATTTTTTGTTTTTTAACTTTTAACAACTATAATATTAATGTTATGTTAATACTTAATACTTTTACAGGAGGTTATTTTGGATTGTATTTTCTGTAAAATAGCAAAAAAGCAGATAGAAAGCAGTATTGTTTTTGAAGACGAGGATTTTATCGTCTTCAAAGATATAAATCCGGTTGCAGAAGTGCATTTGCTGATTATACCAAAAATGCATATAGAATCTTTATTGGAAATAGATTTGATGGATGCTTCAAAAATAAAGAATATGTTCAGGATAATAAAGAAAATGGCCGATGATTTTCAGATAAGCAGTGACGGATTTCGTGTGGTGACAAATATAGGAGAATCTGCGTGCCAGAGTGTCAAACATCTGCATTTTCATATAATCGGCGGGCGTAAATTAGGCTGGCCTCCCGGATAAAAAAAGGAAAAACTAAAAGGAGAAAATAATTACTTGAGACCTGTAAAACAAAAATTAAAAATGGAATTTGCAAAAAATCATTCCATTGCCGAACTTCTTGGTGAAAGAGATAAATATATAAAAAAGATAGAGCAGGATTTTAACGTTGATATTTTTGTGCTGGGCAATGATGTGGAAATAACAGGACAGAAAAAAAACGTTGAACATGCAGCAAATCTTTTAAATGAACTAACTTTACAGATAAATATCGGTCAGAAAATTAATTCAGAAAAAATAAATGATTCAATACAAATTATGAACAGTAAATCCATATTAAAACCGCATGAGATATTTAATAATTATATCATTGTAAACAATGGCAAAAGGATTAAGGCAAGGACTGCAGGACAGCAGAAATATATAGAAGCAATAAAGAATAATACCATCATATTCGGGATAGGACCTGCAGGAACCGGGAAAACCTATCTTGCACTTGCTATGGCTGTCAGCGCGCTGAAAGCAAATGAAATAGGAAGAATAGTCCTTGTAAAACCTGTAGTTGAAGCAGGCGAAAAGCTCGGCTTTCTTCCGGGGGATTTGTATGAAAAAATCAATCCTTTTTTAAAGCCTCTCTATGACGGCTTGTATGAAATGCTGGATGTGGAAATTTTTCAGCAGTATATGGAAATGAACATAATAGAAGTTGTGCCGCTTGCATATATGCGGGGCAGAACTCTTAACGATTCTTTCATCATACTTGATGAAGCCCAGAATACCTCGCCTGAGCAGATGAAAATGTTTCTGACAAGGCTTGGTTTTGGTTCCAAAGTAGTGATAACAGGTGATATCACCCAGATAGATCTGCCTGAAGGAAAACAGTCAGGACTGATGATAGTAGATAGCATTCTTAAAAATATCCAGGGGATAGATTTTGTATATCTGACTGCTGATGATGTTGTAAGACACAACCTGGTTCAGAAAATAGTAAATGCATATAAACAGTATGAAGAAGATACAGCAAAAAAGAATATGGCTGAAAGATCTTCTGAAAAAAAGATAAATAAGAATATTTAATTTTTTTTTCAATAGACATGTTTTCAAAGAAAATAAAAAATCAAACCAAAAGCATGGTTAAAGTTAAAAACCTAAGAGATAAGAACAGAGGTTTTTTCAGCAGGTATTTCGGCATCAGAAGTATGTTTGCAAAAAAGCTGTATACCTTTCTTATTACCTTTGGAATAGTCGTTGCAATACTTTCTTATAATTTTACTCCTGATCTTGGCATCGAGCTTGGAAAACAAAGTCCCAGGACGATCAAGGCAAACAAGAGCATAAGCTTTGAAGATCCTGTCAAGACAGAGGAAGACAGGAATAAAAGAGAGATAGAAGTTGAGGACGTCTATAAATATGATACCCGGGTTTTAAACGGCAAAGAAGGAGCGCTATACCAGATAAGATTTTTCTTCCAGCTTGCAAAAATCGTGCAAAAGAAAGAGTCAATGGAGATTGCTGAAAAAACGGATTATATGTCTGCGATTCTGGGAGGCAGTTATGAAGAACAGGTGATAAGAGAATCCATTAATCTTGATTTTGAGAAAAACGGTATTCTGATGGATGAAACATTGGCTCTGGCAAAAGAGATAATGAAGGAAAATATAAAGCCAAATGATATAGATGCCAAAAAAATAGAAATAAGCAGGATAGTGAAAGAACGGGACAACCTTGCCGCGACTGAAAAGATAATTGTTTCGGGAGTTCTGACGCATAATCTCAGACCTACTGCTGTTTTTGATTCTGCGGCTACCGAAAAAGCAAGAATACAGGCAAGAGAGGAAACTCCTCCGCACGTAGTTACCATAGTTGAGGGACAGACTATAGTCAGCGAAGGCGAGATTGTAAGCGAAAATGATATTCTCATACTTTCAAATCTCGGGCTGCTTAATACCGGTTTTAACTGGAAAGCATTTCTGTATATATGTTTTATAAATCTTGTCACTTTCTCAATTTTTTATTTTTATCTTTTCAAGTTCAATAAGAATATTTTTGACAATATGAGGAAATTATGGATTGCTTCAACCATAATTATTATTTTTATTGCTCTCATAAAAATATTTACGACTTTGTCTAATCTTCATCTTAATTTCTGGGTATATCTTTTCCCCATAATGGCTGCTTCAATGCTCGGGACTGTAATTTTTGATACAAGAGTGGGAATTATTCTGTCCATAATCCTTGCTGTGAATCTTGGTATTGCAGCTAACTTTGATTATCAGATGGCCCTTATTTATTTTCTCGGCGGAATATTTTCGACATTTCTGGTTTCCAATGTGTCACAGAGAAGCACAATAATGAAAGGCGGATTTTTAAGCTCTCTTTTTCTTGCTTTTTTATTTCTGATAACCAATCTTATAGGCGGAGATTTCAAAACCATTGCGCTTTATTTTATCCTGGGGATAGTAAACGGTGTTATTTCTGCGATTATTACCATAGGGCTTCTTCCTTTCATAGAATCATCATTCAGGATAGTGACGGCAATGGGGCTTCTTGAATTATCACACACAGATCAGCCTTTGCTTAAAGAATTATTGATTAATGCTCCCGGAACATATAATCACAGCATTCTTGTCAGTCATCTTTCTGAATCCTGTGCCAATGCTATCGGGGCAGATGCCCTTCTTGTGAAAGTAGCTGCTCTTTATCATGATTTGGGAAAAATGAAAAGGCCTGAGTACTTTTATGAAAATCAGTTAAACGTTGAAAATATTCATGACAGGCTCAACCCTTCCATGAGCAAGAATATTATTGCCAACCATATCAAAGACGGTGTCGAGATCGCTATAAAAAATAAAATACCCAAAAAAGTTGTTGACATAATCTCCCAGCATCACGGAAGTTCCGTAATCACTTATTTTTATAAAAAGCAAAAGGATATTGAGTTAATGAGATTAAGCACTTCAAATCCGGAGGGGGTAATGGAGGGGCATTTCAGATATCCTGCAAATAAACCGAAAACCAAAGAGGCTGCAATACTGATGCTTGCCGATGCTTCTGAAGCAGCAGTAAGATCCATTGACAAGATAACTCCGAAAAAAATAGAGCAGATGGTAAACGATATAGTAAAATCAAAAATAGACGATGAGCAGCTAAGTGAAGCCGATATAACGATAAGAGAAGTAAATGTAGTAAAAAATACGCTTATTGACGGACTTATATCTATATATCATTCAAGAATTTCATACCAGGACCCGGCTCCGACACTTGCAATTGCTGCTGAAAAAGAAACACAGTGATTTCTAAAAAAATCGTTTGAAATATTAAAAATCTTATAGAAAGAAAATAAATGGAAGTAATAATAATAAATAATCAGGATGATATTGATATTGACGAAGAAAAAATAAGTTCTGTTGCCAGATTCATATTCAGCCAGTTCGAGAAAGATGAAAGCAGCGAGCTGAATATTGCCCTGATAGGTAAAGATGAAATAAGAGAAATAAATAAAAAATACAGGCAGGCTGACAAACCGACCGATGTATTATCTTTTTCATACAGATCAGACGGGGATATTTTTGGTTTTATGGGTGATGAGAAAGAGTTTAGAAAGGAGTACGGTTTTTTTACGGTAGGAGAGATTCTTTTATGTCCTGCTGTTGCCGGAGATAGGGTTGAGGATTATGGCGACGGCTGGAATCTTGAAAAAATTCTTATATTTTTAATAATACACGGCATTCTTCACATATACGAATATGAACATGATTCAGATGAAGACAGGCAGAGAATGGAAAATGAGCAGCTAAGACTGCTTAAACTTGCTGAAAAAGAGTTCAACCTCTTTTAGAGTTGACAGGTATAGTAAAATTTAGATGAAATTACTTTTTGCCTGCTGAATTTGACATGGAAAATATTTCAATTAAAGTTTTAAATGACATAGACACTGAAATTACGCTTGAGCTAAAAAAACTTGAAATCTCAAATCTGGGACGAAGTGCTTCAATAAACGAGTGGGTAATCCCTGTTTTAATAAAATATGGGAAAGTAATTACGGCTGTTAAAAACAGCGAATCTGATTTGAAAGAAAAAGAAAAAATTATCGGTGTGAATGAGCTTTTAAGGAAATGGGATGATCCGGCAACTGTTTTTATTCATTCTTTTTATGTAGAAAAATCTTTCAGAAAAAAAGGTATAGGAAGCTTTTTGCTTGAAGAATCCATAAAAATACTTAAGGGAGAAAAAATCAGGAAAATTGAACTTACTGTTGACAGCAGAAACTTGCAGGCAGTAAAGCTTTATGAAAAATTCAATTTTAAAAAAACAGATCATTTTAAAGATCTGTATGGTTTGGGAGTGCACAGGGATCTGATGATATGCAGGATATAAAAAAAGAAAAAAACGTACCAGACAGAGATTTGACATTCAGGTCAGGCTTTGTGACTATCGCCGGCAGAGCAAATGTCGGCAAATCCACTCTTATAAACAATATTATTGGACAGAAAGTTCTGGCAACTTCTTCAAAACCCCAGACTACAAGAAAAAGAACTAACTGTATTTATAATGATAATAATTCCCAGATTATTTTTGTGGATATTCCGGGATTCCTGAAACCAAAGACCCTGCTGACTGAAAAACTAAATAATTTGATCCAGAAGACTTTAAGCGACGTTGATCTGGTTATTATGATGACCGATGTTTCTGCAGGTGTAGGCACAGGTGATTTTTTTGTTTACGAGAAAATAAAAAATTCGGGCAAACCTGTTATTTTTGTATTAAATAAAATAGATGAAGCAGGAAAAGAAAAGATAAAGCAGGAAAAGGAAAAGCTTTTAGAACTTTCTCCCGAAAAAGATATAGTGGAGATATCTGCTCTCAGGAAAATAAACATACCTGTACTTATTGAAAAAATCAAAACATTTTTGCCGGAATGTGCTCCTTATTTTCCAGACGATATCTTAACTGATGTACCTGTCAGGGAGATTGCCGCTGAAATAATAAGGGAAAAACTTATAAGCCTGCTAAGCGAGGAGCTTCCCCATACTATTGCTGTGGAAATTGATAAATTTGAAGAAGCTTCCGGAAAAAAAAATATTATAAGAATTTCTGCGATAGTTTATGTTTCAAGGAAATCACATAAATCAATGATAATCGGTAAATCAGGACATGTGCTCAAGGAAGCGGGAACACAGTCCAGAATCGAGATGGAAGAACTTCTGGGAAACAGGGTTTTTCTTGAAATGTGGGTCAAGGTTCGTGAAAACTGGACTATGAACGAAAAAGATCTGAAAGAATTCGGTTTTGTAAATTAATTTTATTAATAATCAACATTATTTATGTAAATGTTATTTTTTAATGTTTGAAAGGTTCGGTGATTACTACGTTAACTAGAGAACAATTGGCAAAAACAATAGACCTGACTTATCTTAAACCGGCTGCAACAGTAAAAGAAATTGAAAGTTTGTGCCTGAAATCAAAAAAGTATCATTTTGCAAGTCTGTGTGTAAATCCCTGCATGATAACAATTGCCAGAAGATTTCTGG of Actinomycetota bacterium contains these proteins:
- a CDS encoding GTPase Era; its protein translation is MQDIKKEKNVPDRDLTFRSGFVTIAGRANVGKSTLINNIIGQKVLATSSKPQTTRKRTNCIYNDNNSQIIFVDIPGFLKPKTLLTEKLNNLIQKTLSDVDLVIMMTDVSAGVGTGDFFVYEKIKNSGKPVIFVLNKIDEAGKEKIKQEKEKLLELSPEKDIVEISALRKINIPVLIEKIKTFLPECAPYFPDDILTDVPVREIAAEIIREKLISLLSEELPHTIAVEIDKFEEASGKKNIIRISAIVYVSRKSHKSMIIGKSGHVLKEAGTQSRIEMEELLGNRVFLEMWVKVRENWTMNEKDLKEFGFVN
- the dnaJ gene encoding molecular chaperone DnaJ, with translation MTSRKKDYYEILQVERTCTIEEIKKSYRKLAREYHPDVNNGDAEKAEKFKEISEAYAVLSYEEKRRQYDNFGFSNSLFENFDSESVFSEFGFGDIFNMFFGGFGGDSFSSRSSSKRQSKGNNIEARIEISLKEAAFGTEKEIQYNVNDLCEECSGTGSAQSDGIEKCHVCNGTGQIRNTRQTFIGSIVTTSACSNCSGTGQIIKNPCKKCSGKGYYRQKKSVKVKIPPGIHEGDSIRVTGKGNSLGRGSVSGDLFVNVSITPHPDFKRNGNDITSSVNISFTQAILGTKINFETLDGPEEVVIEPGIQPNTKIIMKSRGMVEFNGYRRGDLIIDVNVKIPTRLTKEELESLKVIAHNHGEVVGDGSKSFFTNLKDAFRK
- a CDS encoding GNAT family N-acetyltransferase, with the protein product MENISIKVLNDIDTEITLELKKLEISNLGRSASINEWVIPVLIKYGKVITAVKNSESDLKEKEKIIGVNELLRKWDDPATVFIHSFYVEKSFRKKGIGSFLLEESIKILKGEKIRKIELTVDSRNLQAVKLYEKFNFKKTDHFKDLYGLGVHRDLMICRI
- a CDS encoding MiaB/RimO family radical SAM methylthiotransferase, which codes for MKASADKIYKFSITTLGCKTNQSESDEIAYRLTEAGMLYDGEYLDADVVIINTCTVTMASDSKVRQLIRRVKKKNPEALLIVTGCYVVLNEDFLEKENIGKIFTNEKKKDIPDFVIGRLGIKRDAGKVCGGDNFFSQIHTRQLIKIQDGCRQKCSYCIVPFVRSRYVSENPEKIIREINLVSGKGLEEIVLTGTHIGKYGIETVQNGKKYPPANSDFYDKEDTDVFDLGYLLKLILEKTDIRRIRLSSIEINEISDEIIDLIAGSGRIARHLHIPLQSGSDRILKLMKRPYNIDFFAKKLVKIKKAVPETALTTDIIVGFPDESEEDFYKTVNSIEKFLFSKVHVFRFSPRSGTVAEGMEKQIPDSIRYYRALLLRNYCDSVRKKYIKSFLNKKVSVSVEKADKEKMTASGMSEEYIKVAIALKSGKDKDVIIQGRIYEVLVTGVSDTGLTGELLN
- a CDS encoding HDIG domain-containing protein: MVKVKNLRDKNRGFFSRYFGIRSMFAKKLYTFLITFGIVVAILSYNFTPDLGIELGKQSPRTIKANKSISFEDPVKTEEDRNKREIEVEDVYKYDTRVLNGKEGALYQIRFFFQLAKIVQKKESMEIAEKTDYMSAILGGSYEEQVIRESINLDFEKNGILMDETLALAKEIMKENIKPNDIDAKKIEISRIVKERDNLAATEKIIVSGVLTHNLRPTAVFDSAATEKARIQAREETPPHVVTIVEGQTIVSEGEIVSENDILILSNLGLLNTGFNWKAFLYICFINLVTFSIFYFYLFKFNKNIFDNMRKLWIASTIIIIFIALIKIFTTLSNLHLNFWVYLFPIMAASMLGTVIFDTRVGIILSIILAVNLGIAANFDYQMALIYFLGGIFSTFLVSNVSQRSTIMKGGFLSSLFLAFLFLITNLIGGDFKTIALYFILGIVNGVISAIITIGLLPFIESSFRIVTAMGLLELSHTDQPLLKELLINAPGTYNHSILVSHLSESCANAIGADALLVKVAALYHDLGKMKRPEYFYENQLNVENIHDRLNPSMSKNIIANHIKDGVEIAIKNKIPKKVVDIISQHHGSSVITYFYKKQKDIELMRLSTSNPEGVMEGHFRYPANKPKTKEAAILMLADASEAAVRSIDKITPKKIEQMVNDIVKSKIDDEQLSEADITIREVNVVKNTLIDGLISIYHSRISYQDPAPTLAIAAEKETQ
- a CDS encoding PhoH family protein, with the translated sequence MEFAKNHSIAELLGERDKYIKKIEQDFNVDIFVLGNDVEITGQKKNVEHAANLLNELTLQINIGQKINSEKINDSIQIMNSKSILKPHEIFNNYIIVNNGKRIKARTAGQQKYIEAIKNNTIIFGIGPAGTGKTYLALAMAVSALKANEIGRIVLVKPVVEAGEKLGFLPGDLYEKINPFLKPLYDGLYEMLDVEIFQQYMEMNIIEVVPLAYMRGRTLNDSFIILDEAQNTSPEQMKMFLTRLGFGSKVVITGDITQIDLPEGKQSGLMIVDSILKNIQGIDFVYLTADDVVRHNLVQKIVNAYKQYEEDTAKKNMAERSSEKKINKNI
- a CDS encoding histidine triad nucleotide-binding protein; protein product: MDCIFCKIAKKQIESSIVFEDEDFIVFKDINPVAEVHLLIIPKMHIESLLEIDLMDASKIKNMFRIIKKMADDFQISSDGFRVVTNIGESACQSVKHLHFHIIGGRKLGWPPG
- a CDS encoding RsmE family RNA methyltransferase, which produces MSYPYFFIEPANINSGEIIIDGDNHNHLTRVLRAKSEDIIELSDNKNYRYITKIIKINKKNTFLEIIERKEIASENIIITLFQCMLKRTSMELVVQKSAELGINGIFPVKSRRVIIEDRSAGDKTKRWRKIAEEASKQCKRDFILNINERISLTDIKPSDFDATYLSYEELDKSSMKDINIIDDLKELIKKRSDSLQTLKIGFVTGPEGGFEEDEVKDLISKGAKPISLGSNILKAETASVFLASIIKYTASVFF
- the ybeY gene encoding rRNA maturation RNase YbeY, with protein sequence MEVIIINNQDDIDIDEEKISSVARFIFSQFEKDESSELNIALIGKDEIREINKKYRQADKPTDVLSFSYRSDGDIFGFMGDEKEFRKEYGFFTVGEILLCPAVAGDRVEDYGDGWNLEKILIFLIIHGILHIYEYEHDSDEDRQRMENEQLRLLKLAEKEFNLF